CGGAACGCATCGAGCGTCTGTGGGAGAACACGCGCTTCTTCAAGAAGGGCCTCTCCGATCTCGGTTTCGACACGGGCGCCAGCGAATCGCCCATCACGCCGGTCATCGTCGGTGAAACCGAGGACGCGGTCAAATTCTCCGAGAGCCTGTTCCGCAGGGGCGTGTTCGCCCAGCATCTCGGGTTCCCAACGGTGCCGAAGGGCCGCGCGCGCGTGCGGACCATCGTCACCGCCACCCACACAACCGAACAATTACAGTTCGCACTCAATGCGTTTGAGGCTGCCGGTCGCGAACAGGGGCTCATCTAGCCGGACCAACCTGGCGGGGCGCCTCTCCCAAGCGCCCCGCGGAGCATCCCGATGCATAGAATCGCTGTGCTTGCACTGTCTTTGCTCGCCCCGGCCGCCATGGCCTCGCCGAAGGAATGGACCAACTCGGGGACCGAAACGCTGGAGATCGCCGCTTCGCCCGCCCCGAAAGGTCCCGTCGTACTGGAGATTGGCCCTGACGGTCGCCCGGTCCGGGCGCTTCCGTTCCACGAAACGGCGACGGGCCTCATTATCCCGGCGCCGCCCCGTGCCAAGGTGGAGCTATGGTCCCGGTCGGAGCTCATATCCGATAAGGAAGAGGCATTCGCCCGTGCTGCGCAGTACGGCGCGTTTCCCCGCATTGCTATCGGCCCGGTGGTGGTCAACGCGCTGCCTGATCCCGCCCACCCGAGGGAGGTGCCTGCGTGGCAGAACGCGCCGGGTCGCTTCCGGGCCTATCCCGTGGGCGCACTGCCGGTGTCCGTTCGCGTTCGAAACGACGGGGCAATCGTATGGAAGGCCCCGCGGGTTCGCTTGTTCGCTCCCGACAACTGGGCGGTGGCGCCGGCCGTAGCCCCGTTGGTTGACGGCAAAGGGCAGCCGTTGAAGGTGCTCAAGCCGGGAATGTCCGCCCTCACGGCCTTCACGGCGCGTATCCCGTCGGGGGCCGCGCTGGGCACACCGAGCACTTTGGTGGCGTTCCTCCGTTTCGAAGCCGGAGGCAAGCCGGTCACCGTCCACAACAACATTGAAGTCACGCTCCAGGACCCCATCGATCGCCGCTATGCGATGACGGAGAAAGGCGACCGGTTTGCCGTACGCCTTATCAACCGCTTCAAGCCTGCCGGCCTCGGGACGGCGACGGTGGAGGTGAGGAAGCCTGTGGGTACCGCGTGGGTTATTTCACCGCCTGATCCCGTCCTCATCAAGGGCGATGCCGAGGAAGATCCGGATGCAAGGGCCGGGATCGCCGGACTTGCCGCGCCGTCCGATCAGATCGCGGTGCCGGTGGTGGTGACGCTCAATGGATATCGGATGGGATACACACCGGTGGTGTGCGCCACGGCCAACTACGCCGGTGCTTTGAGCGAAAAGGGCCTCAAACGCCTTGCTGCGGGATCGCCGACATCTCTGGACACCGGCGGCCTTTCGTTCGCGGACGCAGCCGCCGGCGAGCATATCCTCTCGCTGGATGTGCCCGACAAATTCGCCGTATCGGATCCCGTGGATTGCGTTTCGCCAACCTGGGTGACCGTGGGGCTCACAAACATCGGCGCCACGCGCATCCGCCTAGAGTACGACGCCTGGGGTGCGACCAAACCCACCGTGGCGGGAGATATGCCCATAGCGGCCGTCAGGGGCGAGGACGAGACGTTCTCGTTCCTCCTCCCGGACGCGCGTTTTGCCGGGGCGCTGCCGGGCAAAGCAGACCTGCGGCTGATTGTGTCAGGCGGCAACGCCACCATCAGGAAGATCAGCGTCACGAAATGGAATCCGCTCAAATCTTCGCCCGGATAGATTCACTCGTCCCGCAGGCTCTCGGCGTAGACTTCCTTCCGGTTGACTTGGAAGGACTCGGAAACGGCCCGCACAGCGTCCCTCCGCGATTCCCCCGCCGCCAGTCGCGCGCGGAGATCCGCTTGCCAGTCGCCGACGGCATTCTTCTCGTCGGGGGTAGTATCGGCGCCGCCGATGACTAGGGTCCATTCACCGCGAGGCGCATCCGGAAGCAAGTCCGCGAGTTCCACCAGCGGGCCGCGAATAAACTCCTCGTGAATCTTCGTCAACTCTCTCGCCGCGCAAGCGGCCCGCGCCCCCAGCGCCTCGGCCAGGTCCCTCACGGTTTTCGCAACGCGATTTGGTGATTCATACAGAACCGTCGTCTCACCGCAAGCGCGGAGGTCGGCAATTGCGCGCTTGCGTTCAGGCCCCTTGCGAGGGAGAAAGCCACAGAAGCGGAAGCGATCCAGGGGCAGGCCGCTTCCTACCAGGGCCGTCAACGCGGCGCTTGCTCCCGGTATCGGGGTGATCGGCA
The window above is part of the Armatimonadota bacterium genome. Proteins encoded here:
- the rsmI gene encoding 16S rRNA (cytidine(1402)-2'-O)-methyltransferase yields the protein MSEGTQTGTLFVVATPIGNLEDITLRALRVLKGVDIIAAEDTRHTRKLLSHFDIHTSMTAFHEHSTEAERNRIVDRLIRGETVALVTDAGTPGISDPGEALLRDAVAAGVPITPIPGASAALTALVGSGLPLDRFRFCGFLPRKGPERKRAIADLRACGETTVLYESPNRVAKTVRDLAEALGARAACAARELTKIHEEFIRGPLVELADLLPDAPRGEWTLVIGGADTTPDEKNAVGDWQADLRARLAAGESRRDAVRAVSESFQVNRKEVYAESLRDE